TTAGACGTCGGTCGTGCAGTGGGCTGAGAGCACAGAATAGTGCTCTGTTTTTAAGCATGCAAACAGGGGCTGCGGCTGCGACTGTTGAGGTGGTCTTCATGCATGGAGGCTGAGGGAAAAACAGGTTGATGATGGTGACTGTGGTGTACGGCGGAAGAGCTGGAGCTCCAGTGAGGGTCAAGTGGAGGTGGCGCACGGCGAGGTGGAGTTGcgatccgtggagatgcagTGCATGCACGGGTTGAGTCGATTTTGTATGGGGAGGTGGCTTGAGTTTTGGATGGTGTAGCGGCACTCTATTCTAAGTTAGAGATCACTTCCGTCTTCCACGTAcgagttctatctatatatggGGACGGTtacagtgaaaaaaaaaaagaaaggaaacatgCGTGAGATTGGTGATGCCTGAACGTGGAGGTGTGGAGAAGTTAATCGTGTGGCAGCCCTAGCTTAGGGTAGGAGACGGCAACCCTATTCTAGGCAAGAAGGATGTGTATTTATAAGtgattaaaatatcaaaaataaaaccctagagagacgagagagacgtGGGCGCGGATGAAAGGctgtgtcgtgtgtgtgcatggagtggacaaGAGGAAGACTTACgggtaaataaaaaatatagacagaaatgaaaataaaataaaataaacatgcgggaaaaaaaattaaagcgtgaagaaaaacaaataaaaataaaatgaactaaaataaataaataaactaaaacgaaataaataacaaagaaaaaaaaattatacttgatTGGATCCAGGTGTTACAAGAGTTGTAGCCTGTAGGTTACAAAACCAAAGCCTCTTGATCTACCACTCTCCCTATCATAAACCACTCTTGCTTCAACAACCTTCCCTTGCTCGGAAAACAAACTCTCAAGTGCCAAATCATCAACATCCCAATCAAGGTTACCAACATGAACACGGTGGCCAGCACCAAAACCTGGCCCACCTCTAATGCTTCTAAAGGAGGAATCCTCCCTCCTAGGTGGAGGCCCAGAATTCACCCTCAGTGCCCTTCCCTCGAGTTCATAGCCATTGAACTGTTGAGCAACAGCGTCAACTTCCTCAACTATAGACATGGTTACAAATCCAAATCCTCTGCTTCTTCCAGTCGTCTTGTCATAAATCACCTCGACCATTTCAACATTTCCAGCGCGTTCGAACAAGCCGGCGAGCTGAGCACTGTCAACACTGAAAGGAAGATTACCGACGAAGAGTTTGGGGTCAGGGGAAAAGCCGACCTCGTCGCCATCGCTCTAGACCTCCTCCTCTTGGTTGAACTCGAACGAAATGGCGACGTTCGGGACGAACAGGGAGGGCGGCGAAGAGTGAAGAAACGAAGCGGAAACGGAAATGGGCTTGCAATAAAGGCTGAGaggagaaggggagagagagaacagagagagCGAAGTGGGTTTGGAATTGTAGGGGAATAGGGTTTTAGGGGCGAGAGATGGGAGGGTGACGGAAGACGCGGTGGCAGACATGGTTTCCCTGctctttttttgctttcttctcGCACTCGTGCGTAAAAAATAAGGCCAAAATTGCATCATAATCATGTGCAGTGTCACGCAATCCTAGCATAGCTTTTACTggagtgtgtttagatgttaaaatgaattgagttgagttgaaatgataaaatattattatttattattattattattttaaaatttaaaaaaattaaattatttactatattttatattaaaatttgaaaaaattataataatatattgagatgattttaatttccaaacgaACCTGAAACTACCAAGAATATCCTTACGTAGTCTTTATCTTGATTGTGTCATCTTTAATAATGCCGACTGATGTGGCTTATTTTGAGTAGCTTCATAAGCCAACCACTCaaataaaaacaacttaaaatgtgACGCATCAATTGGTATATTTGAGGAGTAATGGTACATATAATTGTGGAGTGTACAAATGTAGTACAgtcgatttgaaaaaaaatatgatccattattaaaaaattaaaattttttttttaatgtgaatttcgtatttatttattttttcaaaatgattgtacaaCGCTTGTGCACTCAcgattgcaactatcatttatcatatttgagtTTAATAAAATTCAGAATGAAAGAACATTTATCGCACTACTAAAATCTTAAACCGGAGCTCATTAGAAAGCTACTCAATGTCAAGGGTTATCAGGCATATATGAAGGGCACTGACCAAACAAGCGAATCTACTAAAAACATCTTTAATCCAAtcagttatttttatttgatccgttagatctattttataataaaagtaactttataatctgacaaatcacatcaaactaCGTCAGTTTATGAGATTGCTTTTGTGGATTACTTTGTGGCTAGAGTATTTCTCTTTATATTGACAAACTTGCCCGTTGAGATTTTCCAGCAGTCAAAAAGAAACTAAATCAAACGGATGATATTATCAGACTCAACTGATTGATTcccttaattttaatttcttgtttcctttttccCCTTTAAAACCCCATAACAGCAGTTGATTCAGCCTTTTTTAGCGATCATGTTGAATTTAGCAAATATGGTAGACAAGGAAAACATCTGATAAAAACAAGAGGAACACTTCACTTTAATCAATTCAATTTAGAAAATCTATTTCTCATTAAATCTTGCCACCAGTTAAGCGAACACAACAGCATATCAGACAGGAATCATTCTACCAAAATGGTAAAATGATATCTAACAAGCCAAAATCCATTAAAgcagcaaaaagaaaacaaccCCTCTATGAGCTCAGAACAGCTCAATTAGAGATTAATTTAAACAGAAAAACCCCCTCACTTGGGCGTCAGAAACCATGAGCTGCTTTGCAGTCTACAAATGATTTTCTGACCTTTTCCCTTCAAGAAGCTAGCATAGAAATGATGCACACCAACAGAATAATCAGCAGCACAGAACAAACCCAGCAAGCCcatttcttgttcttcttcttcatttgatTGGCATAGTAAAGACTGTTTGTTCCACCATTGATAAAGCTACCCACATTGGCCAAGTTCTCTTCGATATCATCAATCTTTTCACCTTGTGTCTCAACCAGAACAGCCATGTCAAGGAAGACCTGATGAAGCTTGTTCAAGCTCCTCTGAATATCCATGACAGCCTCATGCCTCTCTTTACTCCTCAAATTCGTCTCGGTTTTCCCTTCAAATAGTTGAACTTTCACAGCCCCTGAAACCATCTTTTCAATAACCTCCTCGCTTGGTAGTTCGCCGGTTGCAGTATAGTACCTCCTCTTGAGATCTTCCTTATGATCTGAAAGAATATTTTCTCTCAAGGATTGGAAATCATTCATCATTTCCTTAAGTTTGACTCTCAAACCATTTGTTACAGATATCCTTGTCCTATCGACAGGACTTCCCTCTTTATATGCTTCTGAGACCTTGCGATTGGTCACATTGGATCGATCAAGCGCTTCTAGCCTTGCCTTGACAATCATGGCTTTTCGGAGAACTGCAACCATGTCTGAGTCAATTCGATCTCTTAGCCCTCGAAGAACTTTAGCACTGTGGGTTGACTTTGTCTCTTCATTCAAGTGTTGAAGATCAAACAAGAGATTGGTTATCTCTTCCATTTCACCCTTAATTACTCCAACTTCTTGAAAGAACTGAGAGAGGTTCTGTTCCTCAGTGTGGTTGAGTTGGCCTGCTTCAATATCAAGATCTGCTTCAAGGTCCTTCTGGGCCTGTTTCTTCAGTTCCACATAACTTAAGAACGATTGTGTCATAAGATCATTCATCTTTGAAAGAATTTGCAGTACCCACCTGCCAAAATGTCAACAAAATCCATTACAGTATGAAATGCATTCAGAGGttaaaaacaatttttaaaaacgGAGTGGATTTTGAAAGAGAAATGCACGAACTTTACCCTTGAAAGATTGAAGTTTTGGAGGGACCTCTGAGGATCCACTGTTTCCCTTTGAATTGCTGCTCCAAGAGAACTAAATCAAACAGgtaaaaaacatgaaatttgGGACGTAAACAAGAAAACCATCTAGAAAACTACACATTAAGGCCACTAGAAAATATCAGACAATATGGACAAAATGGGAAACCGTTCTTTCACGAACGGCTCTGgcaagaatgaaaaagaaactacTCCATGAATGACTTGCTCAAATCTTCGGTAATTCAAAGTTCAATTACTAAAGAAAAACCATCAAATACGAAACCAAGAAGGAAAAACGATTGTCGTGACCTAAAAAAACCATGGAAATCCAACGAGTTCAAGACAGGGTTATACAAAAGTAGAATGAAAAACCCCGTATATTACCGATGGAATCAACGGCATTACGGAATCCAAAGAATTCCTAAAACTTCTAAAGCCTACGAAAAccaagaaggaaaagaaagaaactcaAAAGTGGGTTTCCGTAAAACCTTGGAGAAATCAAAGGCCTTATCTTGCTCTGAGAAAGCTTGTTGAGTTCCGAAGTTCTTCCTTCTCCCGCCGGGTTTATATAACACGACGGAGTTAGGGgtatagaagaagaagaaactctTCAATTGGGGCTTTAGAGAGTGGGAGGAATTGCCATCATTCAGTTTTCCTTGCAGTTATATGTAACTGTCTCGGTGTGGgtgtttaaaattcaaaattccgTTGAGAATAGAAATAGCCGTTGATTTGCGAGCAGGCAGTGTTGACATCTGTCCAAGTATAAGTCGGTTACGCTCTGTACACCTTAGACACGACAGCGTTTCATATTTTAGTAGTATATAAATGGTGTATGtatgatcaaacaaaaattcttttcatcagttactatttatcactccacatcttatgaaaaacactttcatattctataaaaaacacCCACACACcctattaaaaaaactataggtATAGAGTGCGAGAATAAATGTAATTGATGTATATTGATGTATAATAAATCTCATGATTAAAACAATTGTAATTTATCGATAAGTTTTTCACTTTACctacaaaaatgatcaaaacatACGTATTGGACCTTCAAACTGAAAAAACAAGATGGCACTTTACATACATCCACTGAGATGGATGAAAAATAACTCGCGCCACACATTCTTGACGACTGAAGTTTTAGAGAATACAAAgtatcattttataataatttgagagtttaaTGTGTCAATTTTGATACTAAATATTGCTAGTTTGATGTGTAAAATGTAAACACTTAATAGTTTGGAAAtagaaaatgtatttatcccATAAAATTTTATTCGGAAAAGATCTTTAGAAGTTCATGTAGAGTAAACTCTAAATATTGACTTATTTGATAATTAACTTCTCGAGATCAatccgtttggattgagaaactatctcaactcatctcatctcatcattacaactttatcaaatttctacacaaaatacaataaacaattcaacttttttaaatctcaaaataataataatattcaaaaataatattataacaatattttatccaacttttaacttttatctaaaaccatctcatctcatctcactatccaaacgggagCAAATTGGTCTCTTAACGTGTTATTGGACATATAGATTGGAGAAGTGCATGTTCTCTTCAAGTCTCAAATTCCCACAAATCTGAGCTAATGCCCACATCCAGCACTAATTTATGTCAACTTATAACATGGTTCACCCAAATAATCCAATCTCGTACTCTATGTCATCTTTCAAAATGTAATATGTTGGTCATATATAATGCAAGTTTAGTGGAATTATATGTTTTGACATGAACTATAGAAACTGCACAATGCTTGTACAAGTAGACTCGCTTAGTAAATGAGCATAAGATTTTGTTTAGACTCGATTCGTTCAATAAATAAGGCGAACTTGAGTCGATATTTTGCTTGTCAAATTTTATCTATTCCTTGTGAGTTCAACTCGTTTAATAAAACTAATGCTGCAAACAATACATGAAGAGGTAGCATgacaagtgtttttttttttttttgtatgggtATGAAGAGGTAACATGACAATTGTATGGGGGGATAATCTGCAGTCGCAGGACTTACAACTGCTCAACTTTAGCAAAACACTCGTTCAGGAGGAAATCATGAAGCTCTGATGAATATATGTTGGGGAAAGTCCTATAATGGTCAACATGCGGTGAAGATCCAAAGTTGAAAGACCTTACTTTTCTCCCCATCCTTCTCTGTTCCTCAATAAAGAACTCTACAGACTGAAATGGAACCACTTTGTCGGCTGTACTATAGAGGTAAAGCTGAGGGAAATAAGACTGGGTTTTTGAGATGTTGGAAACAATCCTTTTTAACCTcctgcaaaacaaaacaagcaTTAATTGCAATCAAAATTCTGGCCATTCTACTAAGCAACCTTACATCACACACTTGCTGATGTGggtctttattttttatctttttattttttttcccacagCATGTGTGTGGTGTAGGGTGTAGGGGCTgctgagtagaatttttcttttatctaaaacagCCAGCTACTTATCATCTAGGAACAGGAGGA
This window of the Juglans regia cultivar Chandler chromosome 12, Walnut 2.0, whole genome shotgun sequence genome carries:
- the LOC108997509 gene encoding syntaxin-112 → MNDLMTQSFLSYVELKKQAQKDLEADLDIEAGQLNHTEEQNLSQFFQEVGVIKGEMEEITNLLFDLQHLNEETKSTHSAKVLRGLRDRIDSDMVAVLRKAMIVKARLEALDRSNVTNRKVSEAYKEGSPVDRTRISVTNGLRVKLKEMMNDFQSLRENILSDHKEDLKRRYYTATGELPSEEVIEKMVSGAVKVQLFEGKTETNLRSKERHEAVMDIQRSLNKLHQVFLDMAVLVETQGEKIDDIEENLANVGSFINGGTNSLYYANQMKKKNKKWACWVCSVLLIILLVCIISMLAS